Part of the Vigna angularis cultivar LongXiaoDou No.4 chromosome 1, ASM1680809v1, whole genome shotgun sequence genome, tctgtttacaaattattatttaacttgTTTAATTACTTGTtctaattaaaactaattaaaatcataacaacaataaaattattaaattttttcatttttatatttatttatcatatgtTTTATTACTCTCTAATTTTATATCAATAGAGCGAAacagtttcttattttttaaagactAGTAGctaacttttttttctaacttcTCTATAGTTATCACTTTATATCATTatctttttaactaaaatattatagtaaatgtaatagaaagattaaaagaaacaaaaaatgataaaaaagaagaaaaagtttcaaAGTGTAAACAATTAAGTGCAATATTGATGGTGCAAATTTTGTTGAAGAAAACTTCATGAATGTTGGTGTCTGTCTTGGGAGTGGAAGTGGTCAATGCTTTCAAGCAAAAATATTATTGCATTAAGGATTGGTGGAAACACAAGATGAAAAAGTTTGAATCTTTTTGGAGCTTTAAAATGGTTGATAGAACTCAACATCTATAATGCCATTAACAGATGTTGATTGTGTGGTGGAAGATCTACACATCAACAACAATGGTGATTCAGAGTTGCTATATTTACTTACAAAACGTAGTTATTTTTAGTGATATTTCAAATTCACCAAGTAACTTTTTGTGGGAGACAAACTAATCCACTCACACTTTAACTAAAGTGTTTAGATCGTAACCACACTTTTATCACcttccatatttttttctttctttggatcataaataattacataaatatttttgtaaaaagttatatcaatcaaacaattaaaaagaGCTTTCATGCAAACAAGTTTGattatgttgaaaaaaataaatcaaaactgAGTTAATTGAATTAGAATTTaaagcaaaaaaataataatttaaatcggttattattattagtatgcATTTAAACCGGccaacaatttttaatattcactAATTTAGAAAGAGTTTAATATCTGCTGACATGGTTTTTAAGACAAAGAAtagcatttttctttttttattatttttaatacagataaaatatgttataatgaatttaagttattttatttaaatatagaatTTTTTATACCATAATCGATCAAAAGCTTGTAAACGAGCCGAACAtattttacttcatttttttctttaccaaCTCAAATATAACAACTCTCGCTTACTTGAAGTGTGAGTTTTCACAAATAAGAGTGGAAGTTAATccatacttaaataaaaaattcaacgtGGAAGTTAATCcacactaaataaaataaaagtcaacgtcagtttattaattttaaataaaatacatagaCTTTTTAAAGTGAAAAGTCAATTGATAGTGATGtaatttttaactcaaaattatttatatttaaatcattttcacattttcatcattttagtgtatgtgtttaaaatattttcaagtttGTTTGACGTCATTTTGCTTCACAATTAGCTGAGATGAGTATGACTTATACTTATTTAAAGTGTGACTTATACTTActtaaaataatcataactaTATGTTTAATACCATAATTAAGATTgcatattaattatgttaaagaattaaaatatatcactaatattattaaataaattagttaaaatcaTTATATGTTTGATCCATATCAActaaataaagtttataaacatagtataaataacacaatttatgaaataattattatatttattattatcttatctAACTATTGATTAAGCGTTAAAGTATATTTTCGAAACGATAGTTAATTTAAAAGAGTCTTGACTTCAAAATTAAGTAACTTCTTGTAAAATCTTTGCAATAAGTCATCCAAGAACATTAATATTCATCAATTTGTTTTGactaaagtataaataaatataatccataatgttattttaaattaaaagattttccttttataattagTGAGTATTTTCAAATGTAAActgaatataatatttatatattggttttattagaaaaacactttaaagaaaagaaaggaactggaatgaaattgaaaataaaaaatcgaAGAGatacatatttgttttttttgtttttggggTATTATAGAGATTATTTATATTACAATTGTATATTATTGGGTTTTATTAATTCAtctatgaaattatatttatagagttatATTGTAGTACTTAATACTTTTTAACTTTCACTCTGTTTGTgctaattttgttttagttgttaTTTACATTTAACATGTTCCTTGTCTTTTGACAACCTCCATATAACTGTTTCTTGAAATATTAtacatataacatttttttcattttcttttggtaGCGAAACCAATTTTCAAGTACATTTAGTTGAAAATCACTTATTATAAAGTTTTGAGACTGATCTTCATTATTAAGACGTAATGAAGACAGCTGCACTAtgaatatgtattattattataactataaaattaagctaaataaattttataatttttctttattttgtaattctttttataattaaaaaatattaagtttaaaacaacatttaaattaaaaaagaagttcacgtaaaattaataaaataaacattttaattttaataaaaattatgcaaacgaaattttttatttacgtagttttataattaaaatggttaagtttaaaaaaacagtaaaataaaaaaatgattaaattttaagaaacaattatttaaatgataaaattaataaaataattaatttaattaaaaaatatatttaaatggaattttttattttctttataagtagttttataactaaaaaatattaagtttgaagaaaatatcaaattaaaagaaaaaggtaaatttgaaaaaaagtcACTTAAAggttaaagttaaaaaaataattatttttattttaagaaacttttatttagaaagtaatttttaaaaacaaaatgtgaatacaaaaaagaagaagaggtaATTTAGGTATACATAATTTaaagttgtgaaaaaaaaaagttctcaaatcataaataatattgtgACATATCTCGAGTTATATAAAACGTCTCGAAACCAATATATTCACAAATTTgactataatttttttgtatattttaatattactaaaataagtTATCTTTAATATCATCAATATTTTCTCCtccaataataatatataagtttaaaagTTTATCTATACatagcaaataataaaaacttatctCTAAAACACCCGTAATGCATCGACTTAAAAATACTTATTGAGttaattattccaaataaatattttaaaatatttattttgtcttctTTATAAGAAAAGTAATGACAAAATTGcgaaaacaatttatatttaacaaGGTTAAATCCACTCTCATCTTAAACTAGAAACTCAAAATTacgtaatttttaaaaagtaattacgTGTTAGTTTATGTTACTTATTAATCGGATTTGATTTATCGttactatttttaattgttattgaaGAAGATAAAAGTCTAGTCTATTTAAAGTTTAGGCTTTGTTTTGGACGTGATTTtagaagtttatttattttatctattatcAAACCACATTCAAATAAAACGAAAAaggataaatttaatttttcatgatttttccCAAAGAAAACTACACCAACCCGTGctgttttaaaaaaagtagACAATTCATAGTCAAAGATTGAAGTTGTAAATAGCAACCcgtattaaaatatttagttatttctttATGAGTTTCTCAAGGTCCTTCTATTCCAACCCAAGACTTCTCAAAGTCTTAatacttttctctctttcaactactacttattttttaaaataatttatataatttttctaggCCACTTAAAATGTTGGTGTTCATAATTCAAAGATTACGTTGCCGTTTCTTTATTGTTTCGTTAGGAAAGCGTATAATTTTCTTGGAAAAAGCTGTGAGACTGGTTGGTGAAATGAAAAAGCACTTTCATTGCTTCagaaaaattcatttaatctcgtgagataaaaaagaaaaagagtctttttaagaaaattggaTAATGAGTGCAGAAATTAAAGCTGAACACTACGTAAAAAACGCGTAAGACTTGGGTTGAATTTGAACCTCACATGACTTTGTACTTAGATGAGGCCTTATTGAgttcaaactttatttttttttagaaaaatactaCTTAACAATCAATGGGCTGAAAATCCAAAAGCTTAATCACgggttgaattttttttttttttgcacaaacaagacatttttaattttattcaacaaTTTTCATCGGTTACATCACTAAGTTTTTTTACAAGTTAAAGCTTGGAAAGAGTTTGAAAAGAGATATCTGAAGATAATTTAACGGCAATGTAAAAACATAGGAATGTTACTATAACTCTTCTAAGTGGACTCAATTAactcttatttataaatttgatgtattttttataattttatgactTTTAGCAGGCACTATGTTTGATGGAAAAGTGTCCAAATAAAGCTTAAGAAcagaaattttaataatgtcTTAAAATTAAgtcttaaatgtttttattgtaagaaaatttttatgaaaacttgtttttatattaaagcttttgtaatttagtagattgatgTATATGATATGGTTTATCTTTGATTGTATGTATTTTGTCATAGATTgcattgaaatttgtttttaatcagaaaacctcattttatattGAAGTTATAAAATAATCCATTGTGagtaattaattatgtattgcTATCACTAGCAATTATGAGATTTTGTaagcaaatttttttttatcgttgtgcattcattaaaatttttggaagtatcaaataatcaattaccataagGGAAGAATTGATTATCACACATTAATATCAGATTTTTGGAAGTATCATTGAGATCTCTGTAAATTAGATTGAAACTCTTCGTTATAAAATATGATGACAATATGAAACATACAAAAAacgtattttcaaaattcttatcTCCAGGTtgcggtgataagtgttctagggtttgttgaacccttgtgttgtagctttgagaacttggcgtgttggcatagagcaAAAACTTTCACAAGaagtgtgattgagtgctattgtTGTTGCCGAGTTGAAAGTCTATCATcgtttgtgaagattcaaaggaggtggtcatcATTTGTTAAGTATTCGGATGAGGTGTTCATCGCTTGTGGGTTACAAGGGGAAtgactttcatctcttggggtaacaagagaggtgttctaaccttcaacttgtttattttctttgtgattgtaacagtttgttggtttgtgctAGTGAAACGTTAATTCTCGAttgagattaacaactggatgTAGGATTTGTTTGATCCGAATCAGGATAAAAATTAACTgtgcaattttttcttttccttactctttaaatatgtttaaagaaatttttatttaagagatattttattaaaaaagcaatttgagataaaaaaaaactaattcacaCCTCTTGGTTTATTTAACATGTTAATGATTACGCTGCACCGCATACAATGAAATAGTTGCATAAACTATATAGAATAAACATCATCATTTATATCTAACATACATAGAAAACAAAGGTAGACTAAATGATGTACACTTTCATGATTGGAATGGGTTAATAAATAACAAGGGAAATGATTCTAAGTTTAAGGTAGAGTTCCTTTctttatatatctatatctcAAATTGGAATTTTAtgtacttttatattataatattaaattatttctacGTTTATAGGAAAGgaacttgaaaaataaagttgGTCAAAATAAGCAAGATATTAAAAGAGATTAAATCAGTTATTGACACAAAATCAATTGTCCAAACGGCATTTGAGATGGCAATGctacttttatgttttatatatacaaatttctGTAGGTTTTATATGATCTTTTTATGTTTCACATAttcaagtttgttttttttttctatttaatctAACatcttattatctttttttttattattaaaaagtgatgaatTATCAAGTACAGTAAGAGTATGGAAGATTACACGTTTATAATCTGATGGAACTTTGCGTATTCTAAGAAGAATAAATTATGGTAAGATCAAATATGAGCTGAATATAAATACTTGAATTATGGATAACAAagaatatttgaatattaatatcGTGCAAGATCATTTGAAAAATGTGGGTGAAATGTATGgagaagaaatttcaaaagCACATGTACTAGGAACAAAACCAAAAAGGTatagaaaatgaataaataacaaataaaatatagagagataatttatttaaaagcaagTGGAGAATACAAGCAAAATGACAAATGATTTAGAGTTAAAAGTGCAAAAGTTGAATAACACTAttcaaaagcaaaaagaaaCTAACATTCAACTGTGAATTGCAATATGAACATCAATTAATTGAAGTTGAAGAACTTGCTATGAAAATTCAACGTGATAAAGTGAAACAAGATATCGAAAGAGAGATAAAACGTTAAATGACTATTTTATTAGGACTTCTATCATGGTTCAAATATTCCTTCAAATGGAAATGGAgtaagttttattattaatatttagttttattaattaatatgtatatgattacatctttatatttttaaaatattattaactaattctcttattaatattaatgatttactctttttttttcaagatcAAAATCTTTGAAGATACTATATCTATCGttactttttaatatacatgtttagatttattctttaatattttagtttgtcATCTTAAATGTAAtggatattttatatttacattttatgttgatttattttaattgatatttatttttaacttttaaatgtgttttatttatttattgtagtgttgtcaaaatgggtcacccGGTCCAACTCGGTCCGACTCACCATGAGTTGGCCACTTAATGAGCTaatccaacccgactcatttattagcgagtcgaAAATATTTGAACCTGACacgtgggttaaacgggttagctcacttaattacaagtttttttttaaattaaaaaaaattacaatttttttgtaattcaaatttaaataatttcactctaaaatgatgttaaacttcaaaaacaattcaaaataaaaaaattaacatataactCAAATGTAGTCCAAAAGCAAACTCAATGTATTCCAAAATTAACATACATGCTCTCAATGTAATCCAAAATTAACATACATGCTCGTGGAGTAAGTATCTTTCTTTTTAGCTTAGCAAATAGGTTATGGCTGATCGAAAGGATCATAGCAacaaactcaattttttttaaaatcttcattttcacacaaataaatacaaatttaaagttAGAAATAATAAGTATTAATTACATTTATCAATGATGCAATTGCATAGATTAAGTTGATGACTGGTTGTAATTAATCGTTTTAAAAAACtctgttaatttaattatgtgacTATCTATACATATTTAATGGATGattgtaatataataattatatgctAAACTTCTTTGcttaatgttttgtttattacttttatattattaaatgtgatgtTACCTATAAACTTAACTATGGTCACAACATATAGTTTTTAATAGTGAATATTTACAtagctatattttttttactttttaacatgAGAACTTCCCTAGTTTATACAATAATCTAATAACCATATTATTGAGCCCCCACTATGGCACATGAGGATAGATTATCATTTGAAATTGATGGTCctgattaatttttatatgtatattagtaattttttaaaagtaaaaatatatggTTGTTTTTTTATGCAGGAATTGAGCACATAACATAGAAGTGTATAATAATGTATGGAATCTCACTTGCATACAATGGAAATTGGAAGGTTGGGAAATGTTCCCTGCAAGATGGGTGGAGCTTGAGGGAGAGAGAAGGCTTTTTCATAAGAACATGATGTGATATTTTCATTAATGGGATGTATGAACAGAAATggtgatgaataaaaaaaaaatctaaggaGCAAGGATGATTTAGAGTGTTTGATGTGTCCCAAGATGTTAGGAGCTTTTGAAGTGAAGACAAAGGGATAAGGTTGCACGTGTCATATAGAAGCAGAAGCGGAAGAAGAAAATACGGTTTCTCACACCTCACGCTCTGGCTTCTGTTTTGGcatattcataattttcttaGGCAGATGGATGGAGTCAAAAGTTGTCAATTAACGTTCCAAACAGAGACATGTGTTATTTCGTTACTGTAGCAACTCAGCTCCACGTTATCTTCGTGGTCGAAGCTGTTCAAGATGCATTCTCCTTTCATAAAAACGACAAATCGAGGAAAGGGCATGGCAATTGGCAATGACAGCGAACGAGATTGTCATCAACGGTTGGGTTTGTCTACTTTTAACAAAAAGGCCAGGCCCAAGGCCCATTCAAACGCGTTCCACGTCACTGACACGCGAGTCCGTTATCTAAATAAAACTCGTTAGAAAAGCGTGTAAGGAGACAACCCCACCGCCAACGCCACGTGTTCTATcttatccttttcttcttcgGAGACGCTATAAATACCTCTCGCGGTACCCCATCAAACCCTAACTGTTACTCAACTGTTTACAAACAGAAATCCGATATCAAACTCTCAAAATGGCCGCCACTTCGATCCCCATCCGAGTCGCCGGAATCCAAGCCTGCGCTACCTCCGGCCACCGCAGGAAGGATGCAGATCGCCGTAGAAACTCCTCCGCAAACTGGTGGACCCCGATATTCGGCTGGTCCTCCGAACCGGACTACATTGAGTCCAGCAGTAAAGAATCGAATACGCAGCCAGCCGAGCTAGAAGCTGTTCCGGCGGCGACGGATTCGAAACGGCCTAAACCGCGATTCGCCGGTGGCTTCACGGAGGAGAAGGCGAAGCAGCTCCGGATGAAGACCACGAAGTCCTTTCACGATACCATGTATCACTCTGCAATCGCTTCTCGACTAGCCTCAGACTTCAAAGCCCGCACCGATCTTTAGCATTTCGCTGTCTTTTTTTACGCGGATTGTATGTAGCCAAATTATAGGGTTTCAATGTACGTAACCGTTGacgcaaaatgatgaagatgattaGTGTTTAGATTTTAGACTACTAATCGCTACGGCTATGTTGTATGTAACAAGGatgaaatatgaatataattgattattactcGATGAAGTATGATTCGATTCATGGATTTTGTTGCGGTGATTCTGTTTTTGCGAGTTcagttttatttgtatgatcgatttgtattctctttttctttttttgcgtGGAGTGTGGAGGAAGTGTGTGATGGCATCAACAATGGTTGTTGGTGGGGCCGATCTGACTCAGATGTAGCGACTAAGCAGACAATGGTAACTAG contains:
- the LOC108324359 gene encoding uncharacterized protein LOC108324359: MAATSIPIRVAGIQACATSGHRRKDADRRRNSSANWWTPIFGWSSEPDYIESSSKESNTQPAELEAVPAATDSKRPKPRFAGGFTEEKAKQLRMKTTKSFHDTMYHSAIASRLASDFKARTDL